The following coding sequences lie in one Anomaloglossus baeobatrachus isolate aAnoBae1 chromosome 7, aAnoBae1.hap1, whole genome shotgun sequence genomic window:
- the LOC142246215 gene encoding histone H3 yields the protein MARTKQTARKSTGGKAPRKQLATKAARKSAPATGGVKKPHRYRPGTVALREIRRYQKSTELLIRKLPFQRLVREIAQDFKTDLRFQSSAVMALQEASEAYLVGLFEDTNLCAIHAKRVTIMPKDIQLARRIRGERA from the coding sequence ATGGCCAGAACTAAGCAGACCGCTCGTAAATCCACCGGAGGGAAAGCTCCCCGCAAGCAGCTGGCCACTAAGGCCGCCAGGAAGAGCGCTCCCGCCACCGGCGGAGTGAAGAAGCCTCACCGCTACCGGCCAGGCACAGTCGCTCTCCGTGAGATCCGCCGGTACCAGAAGTCCACTGAGCTGCTGATCCGTAAGCTTCCCTTCCAGCGCCTGGTAAGAGAAATCGCCCAGGACTTCAAGACCGATCTCCGCTTCCAGAGCTCGGCCGTCATGGCCCTGCAGGAGGCCAGCGAGGCTTATCTGGTGGGGCTGTTTGAGGACACAAATCTGTGCGCCATCCACGCTAAGAGGGTCACCATCATGCCCAAAGACATCCAGCTGGCCCGCCGCATCCGTGGGGAGAGGGCTTAG